TATGTCGATGCCCGGAGACATTTCCTTCGACGACGGACTCTCCTTCTGGGGCACGAACCTAACTGTCAGTGTTCTTAACGGCACCGTTCCAGCCTGGCGTGTCGATGACATGGCTGTTCGTATCATGACCGCGTACTACAAGGTTGGTCGTGACCGTCTTCGTATTCCCCCTAACTTCAGCTCCTGGACCCGGGATGAGTACGGCTGGGAGCATTCTGCTGTCTCCGAGGGAGCCTGGACCAAGGTGAACGACTTCGTCAATGTGCAGCGCAGTCACTCTCAGATCATCCGTGAGATTGGTGCCGCTAGTACAGTGCTCTTGAAGAACACGGGTGCTCTTCCTTTGACCGGCAAGGAGGTTAAAGTGGGTGTTCTCGGTGAAGACGCTGGTTCCAACCCGTGGGGTGCTAACGGCTGCCCCGACCGCGGCTGTGATAACGGCACTCTTGCTATGGCCTGGGGTAGTGGTACTGCCAACTTCCCTTACCTTGTCACCCCCGAGCAGGCTATCCAGCGAGAGGTCATCAGCAACGGCGGCAATGTCTTTGCTGTGACTGATAACGGGGCTCTCAGCCAGATGGCAGATGTTGCATCTCAATCCAGGTGAGTGCGGGCTCTTAGAAAAAGAACGTTCTCTGAATGAAGTTTTTTAACCATTGCGAACAGCGTGTCTTTGGTGTTTGTCAACGCCGACTCTGGAGAGGGTTTCATCAGTGTCGACGGCAACGAGGGTGACCGCAAAAATCTCACTCTGTGGAAGAACGGCGAGGCCGTCATTGACACTGTTGTCAGCCACTGCAACAACACGATTGTGGTTATTCACAGTGTTGGGCCCGTCTTGATCGACCGGTGGTATGATAACCCCAACGTCACTGCCATCATCTGGGCCGGCTTGCCCGGTCAGGAGAGTGGCAACTCCCTGGTCGACGTGCTCTATGGCCGCGTCAACCCCAGCGCCAAGACCCCGTTCACCTGGGGCAAGACTCGGGAGTCTTACGGGGCTCCCTTGCTCACCGAGCCTAACAATGGCAATGGTGCTCCCCAGGATGATTTCAACGAGGGCGTCTTCATTGACTACCGTCACTTTGACAAGCGCAATGAGACCCCCATTTATGAGTTTGGCCATGGCTTGAGCTACACCACCTTTGGTTACTCTCACCTTCGGGTTCAGGCCCTCAATAGTTCGAGTTCGGCATATGTCCCGACTAGCGGAGAGACCAAGCCTGCGCCAACCTATGGTGAGATCGGTAGTGCCGCCGACTACCTGTATCCCGAGGGTCTCAAAAGAATTACCAAGTTTATTTACCCTTGGCTCAACTCGACCGACCTCGAGGATTCTTCTGACGACCCGAACTACGGCTGGCAGGACTCGGAGTACATTCCCGAAGGCGCTAGGGATGGGTCTCCTCAACCCCTCCTGAAGGCTGGCGGCGCTCCTGGTGGTAACCCTACCCTTTATCAGGATCTTGTTAGGGTGTCGGCCACCATAACCAACACTGGTAACGTCGCCGGTTATGAAGTCCCTCAATTGGTGAGTGACCCGCATGTTCCTTGCGTTGCAATTTGGCTAACTCGCTTCTAGTATGTTTCATTGGGCGGACCGAACGAGCCTCGGGTCGTTCTGCGCAAGTTCGACCGAATCTTCCTGGCTCCTGGGGAGCAAAAGGTTTGGACCACGACTCTTAACCGTCGTGATCTCGCCAATTGGGATGTGGAGGCTCAGGACTGGGTCATCACAAAGTACCCCAAGAAAGTGCACGTCGGCAGCTCCTCGCGTAAGCTGCCTCTGAGAGCGCCTCTGCCCCGTGTCTACTAGATGATGGGAGGATGGGATTGTACAGGAATTCTTTTGGTTCATGTGATGTAAAGAGCAGTCGTCTGCTTTAGTATGATTTTAATGTCAATAATGGGCTAGTCTTCATCCATACTAATACCAATGCCTTAGTGATGAAAAGTCCACAGCCGAACTGCCAAACTTGCCCGTGCTTGTTTCTTCCGAGCGGAATAGGCAGTGCATACCACTTGAAACCTTGTCTGACCCAGACAGAGTCTCTCAGCATAATCCTCCCGTGCTTTTGCTCCGAGAGTATAATGTCTCTTTCATGGGGTCCTGTTGCTTGACGTCCCACAAGCTTTGTCGAAAGGTAGCACTAGTTGTCCCCCAGTGACGGATGTCGTGTTCTTGACTCGGTATAGCCGGGTTGTTGAAGCGATGCTAGCTGACGCAGGGAAAGGGGGGTGTGACTAGATGGTCGGACCTGGGAGCCAACTCCCAACGACGAAAGACGACCTCTGGCAGCGTCCGGCCGATGGAAACCGTCACAACAAGTTTCACTGTGGATGAAGGAGTCTCTGACCAGCCTCTCGCGTCCCGCAGCTAGGTGGCGCGTGGATGCGGATATTTCGACCACAAGACCGAATTCAGCGCGCTGTTGGGAAGGACCATTAGGAGCTATCCTATCTGCATCTCTTTCTCCAGGAGCCAGTAGTGACGGTCTATGCAGCTGTTGAAACGATAAGCGAATCGAAAATTCTGCGCCGCCATTTCGTGTTCAGGATTTGGCATcactttgatgatgagggcgCCTATGTTGCTGTACGTAAAGCGGCTAATCTTGTTGACTCGCGACTTCTCGTAGGGCCAGTTTCGAGAATACCTCGAGAGGAACACTTATATAAACCAAGTACTGGGCACGGGCTATGCCCCGCTGCAAGGCTTCTCGTCCAACCTCTACCGCCCTTACCAAGGTCGCGCTGGTGGTAAAAAGAGCGGTGTTCTAGTTCGTCAACGACTTGAGCGTGAGGGTCTCTCGAGTGCGACGAAAACCCACAACGTAACGTCTCCAGAGTTGAATGACGCCTGGGAAGTGGTAGACTGAGTGGCTTTCGAGGAAGAACCAGCAGAGAGCTCCATGTTGGGCAGAATAAGCAAGCAGGTAAGACTGAAGAGGTAAGATGGGCAGGGCAACTGGTTATAGCGTGAGGTCAAAGTAAGGGGACAAGTGGAAGGTGCGTAAATGTATGACTACCTAGAGGGGTAGACCCATTATGATGTAAGCGTACCAGTACCGGGTTGGACTTCTGGGAAGAACGCATCTTTCTAGAATAGGGAATAGTGAAGACATTCTTGACTGACAGAGTAGATATGACATGTCTTGATTCACTACCTCAGAATGTGAATATATCTGACCAGATGGCTAGAGCCCTGGGCCGTTTCATACATGGTTGAGTCCAACGGTATGAATTGATCTTTACATAGAACACGATCGTATTCACCGACACGAAGTGTGTGTCACTAAAGTCGGATGGATCATGGAGGTCCTCGCCAGGAGGCCTCGTCCAGCGGACTGGTTTAGGTCAGGGCTCGCTGCAGTAGCGACATTTCTCTAGACATGCCTGCAATCCCAAACCTAAAAAGCTCATCCCACGGGAGTGCGGTTCATGCGCCGTGCAATTTCCGTCCATCGCGATGCGCGAGTATTATGACTGTGAGTGTGCCTTTGACCGGAATCCAGACTCGTATTCTGGCTATAGGCGCTACCTCCCACCGATGAATCCATCCCTGCCTGCGgcgggagatgaggaagaggtcTATCAAAGTAATGCCGCTCATACGGGGGCGGgaggtcatcgtcgtccGGCGGCAAGTGGGCCTGACTGTGGGTAAGAGTCATATCCATTGATCGAGAATGCTGCAGCGGAGGGGGTCGGTAGGCGGCCGCGGACCAATTTACGTCGCCCCATGTTGACGAGGTAGTCGGGGAGCCGGTGGAGGGGCTGGTGACGATCCAGATCCTCTCACTTTCGACCCAAGTGAGTCTGCGAGGACGGTTGGGCGCCGATGAGAAGCCGGAGAGGTCGGAGTTACTGTGGCGGTAGCTGCGGCTGCTATGGCTGTGACTGTGACTGTGATTAGGGCTGTCACTAGACTGGATAGTAGAGTCGAGCTGGATGGGTGGGCCGGCTTGGACTCGAAGACGAGGCTGTGCAGTGTGGCGGATGTAGGCCGGGTTGAGATACTTGGTTCGGCGAAGGGCATGGGCGTCGGCGGACGCAGGTCTTTGCAGGTGTAATCCGTCTGTTTCGGGACTGGTGAAAAAGGGATGCTCGAAGTGTATCTGAGGAACCGACATGTTGCAGGCCGGTTCGGCGACCCCGGGGTTATAGATTGGGGGCCCTTCAAGTGAAGAGAGATCCATGGGAAGCGAGTTCTCCGTTCTCCGTCCTCCGCACACAGCCTGGAATCGACGGAACAGGAGTCTTTTTTAATTATCGCTAGATGCCGTAAATTGGGCCCTGAAGATCGCACCCCACGGAGGATTCATGCAATAAGTGGCGCGAGAGTACGAGGCCCGAGAGTCGAAGGAGCCAAAAATAAGGTGCGAATACGATGCGACCCAGATGGCGAGTGGACCAGCCCTTTTGAACCAAGTCAATGTGTCGTGTGTCGCGGAACAGAACCAGATTTGGGTGAGAGCATTCTGGCATCATTTACCTATATATGTTGGGGGTGGAAAGACACATAACCATGTATGGAGAGGCGGTGCCAGTACACAacaacaaagacaaccaacagacaacaaagacaaagactTTCCTGCGCCTTTGATCGGATCAGTCGGTGTGAGAAGAGGGCACGATGACCCGGAGCCACGTTGATGGAAGCCATGCCATGTTCATGCTAATTCCAAGTTCCCGTTAGGCGATctgggggggggggaagggggcTCGGAAGGATCTCTTGGACAACCGACAGCGGAGAACCAACAAAACACCTCGCCTTGAGAGGTGTgaaggaagggaatgatAGTGATTTGGCCCCGCAGTTCGATCAAAAGCGTCGGCCACAAGCGCAAGGCGAGAAAGATTCGCTAAGCCGCTTGTTGGA
The DNA window shown above is from Aspergillus fumigatus Af293 chromosome 1, whole genome shotgun sequence and carries:
- the exg12 gene encoding beta-glucosidase; protein product: MRFGWLEVAALTAASVANAQELAFSPPFYPSPWADGQGEWADAHRRAVEIVSQMTLAEKVNLTTGTGWEMDRCVGQTGSVPRLGINWGLCGQDSPLGIRFSDLNSAFPAGTNVAATWDKTLAYLRGKAMGEEFNDKGVDILLGPAAGPLGKYPDGGRIWEGFSPDPALTGVLFAETIKGIQDAGVIATAKHYILNEQEHFRQVGEAQGYGYNITETISSNVDDKTMHELYLWPFADAVRAGVGAVMCSYNQINNSYGCQNSQTLNKLLKAELGFQGFVMSDWSAHHSGVGAALAGLDMSMPGDISFDDGLSFWGTNLTVSVLNGTVPAWRVDDMAVRIMTAYYKVGRDRLRIPPNFSSWTRDEYGWEHSAVSEGAWTKVNDFVNVQRSHSQIIREIGAASTVLLKNTGALPLTGKEVKVGVLGEDAGSNPWGANGCPDRGCDNGTLAMAWGSGTANFPYLVTPEQAIQREVISNGGNVFAVTDNGALSQMADVASQSSVSLVFVNADSGEGFISVDGNEGDRKNLTLWKNGEAVIDTVVSHCNNTIVVIHSVGPVLIDRWYDNPNVTAIIWAGLPGQESGNSLVDVLYGRVNPSAKTPFTWGKTRESYGAPLLTEPNNGNGAPQDDFNEGVFIDYRHFDKRNETPIYEFGHGLSYTTFGYSHLRVQALNSSSSAYVPTSGETKPAPTYGEIGSAADYLYPEGLKRITKFIYPWLNSTDLEDSSDDPNYGWQDSEYIPEGARDGSPQPLLKAGGAPGGNPTLYQDLVRVSATITNTGNVAGYEVPQLYVSLGGPNEPRVVLRKFDRIFLAPGEQKVWTTTLNRRDLANWDVEAQDWVITKYPKKVHVGSSSRKLPLRAPLPRVY